One region of Takifugu flavidus isolate HTHZ2018 chromosome 14, ASM371156v2, whole genome shotgun sequence genomic DNA includes:
- the LOC130537274 gene encoding LOW QUALITY PROTEIN: protein spinster homolog 3-like (The sequence of the model RefSeq protein was modified relative to this genomic sequence to represent the inferred CDS: deleted 1 base in 1 codon) — protein sequence MSDEPASPAQMSLESPHYGSLQNSRAALTPEAGQQWAASLRSAYVAMAVLCYVNLVNYIERYTIAGVLPNIQAYFALSDGTAALLQTVFICSFLLLAPVFGYLGDRYNRKYIMIAGLIMWTLTSFCCSFVTESYFWALMLLRALVGIGEASYTTVAPTLIADLFTGARRSLMICAFYILIPVGSGLGFIIGAGVASQTGDWHWAFRINPIFGLVGIALLFFFCPNPPRGAAETQGEGVRQQSSYLEDVKYLLKIKSYVWSTLGITASTFNLGALAFWMPTFLSRARVFQGLHCQDGSCLSTDSYGFGVVTIVTGVLGGSIGTLLSRSFRDRLPHVDPLICAVGLLASVPCLIASIFTASTSVATAYVFAFLGQALVAMNWAVMADILLYIVIPNRRSTAEALQVMFIHLLGDCGSPHIVGAISDAIYRSNPETSAWSFHSLQYSITICPAVGFIGGLFYLVAVFYINDDRKAVLQFLEAVHPSPPMDPTVEPSVDQSIQKT from the exons ATGTCAGATGAGCCAGCGTCTCCGGCTCAGATGAGCCTCGAGAGTCCCCATTATGGCTCCTTGCAGAACAGCCGCGCAGCACTGACGCCCGAGGCCGGGCAGCAATGGGCTGCATCCCTGCGCAGCGCATACGTGGCCATGGCTGTCCTCTGCTACGTCAACTTGGTCAACTATATTGAAAGATACACAATAGCAG GCGTCCTCCCCAACATTCAAGCATACTTTGCTCTCAGTGATGGCAcggctgctctgctccagacAG TCTTCATTTGCAGTTTCTTACTCTTGGCTCCTGTCTTTGGTTACCTCGGCGACCGCTACAACAGGAAGTACATCATGATTGCGGGTTTGATTATGTGGACCTTaacatccttctgctgctctttcgTCACAGAGTCG TATTTCTGGGCCCTGATGCTGCTGCGGGCCTTGGTCGGGATAGGAGAAGCCAGTTACACCACCGTCGCTCCCACCCTCATCGCAGACCTCTTTACTGGGGCCAGGAGGAGCCTCATGATCTGTGCCTTCTACATCCTGATCCCCGTGGGAAG tggtCTCGGGTTCATAATCGGAGCAGGAGTTGCCTCTCAAACAGGAGACTGGCACTGGGCTTTCAGG ATTAATCCCATCTTTGGTCTGGTGGGCATCGCcttgttgttcttcttctgccCCAACCCCCCACGAGGCGCTGCTGAAACCCAGGGAGAGGGAGTCCGGCAGCAGAGCTCTTACCTGGAGGACGTCAAGTACCTCCTGAAAAT AAAAAGTTACGTGTGGTCCACACTGGGGATCACAGCTTCGACCTTCAACCTGGGGGCCCTGGCGTTCTGGATGCCCACCTTCCTGAGCAGAGCTCGGGTCTTTCAGGGGCTGCACTGCCAGGACGGGTCCTGCCTGTCCACAGACAG TTACGGGTTCGGAGTGGTGACCATAGTGACGGGGGTTCTGGGCGGCTCTATTGGGACTCTTTTATCACGCTCATTTAGGGACAGGCTGCCGCACGTGGATCCTCTCATCTGTGCCGTAGGCCTGCTGGCATCTGTCCCCTGCCTCATCGCCTCCATATTTACAGCATCGACAAGCGTCGCCACAGCTTAT GTCTTTGCTTTTTTAGGGCAAGCACTGGTTGCAATGAACTGGGCCGTCATGGCCGACATCCTGCTG TACATTGTGATACCGAACAGGCGGTCCACAGCTGAAGCCCTCCAGGTCATGTTCATCCACCTCCTGGGCGACTGCGGGAGT CCACACATCGTCGGAGCG ATCTCTGACGCCATTTATCGCTCGAACCCGGAGACGTCGGCCTGGAGCTTCCACAGTCTGCAGTACAGCATCACCATCTGCCCagctgttggcttcatcggcggACTGTTTTACCTCGTCGCCGTCTTCTACATTAACGACGACCGCAAGGCCGTGCTGCAGTTCCTTGAAG CTGTGCATCCTTCACCACCGATGGATCCTACAGTGGAGCCTTCAGTGGACCAGAGCATCCAGAAGACATAA
- the ube2g1a gene encoding ubiquitin-conjugating enzyme E2 G1a: MTEPRSALLLRRQLTELNKSPVDGFSAGLIRDNDLYRWEVMIIGPPDTLYEGGVFKAHLTFPKDYPLRPPKMKFITDIWHPNVDKNGDVCISILHEPGEDKYGYEKPEERWLPIHTVETIMISVISMLADPNSDSPANVDAAKEWREDRDGEFKRKVARCVRKSQDD; this comes from the exons ATGACAGAGCCGCGGTCAGCGCTGTTACTCAGGAGACAGCTCACAG AACTGAACAAAAGCCCAGTGGATGGATTTTCAGCAGGCTTGATCAGGGATAACGATCTCTACAGATGGGAAGTGATGATCATCGGGCCTCCAGACACACTGTA CGAAGGTGGCGTGTTCAAAGCTCATCTGACGTTTCCCAAAGACTACCCCCTCAGGCCACCCAAAATGAAATTTATCACAGATATATGGCACCCTAATG TTGACAAGAACGGAGATGTTTGTATTTCTATTCTGCACGAGCCCGGGGAGGACAAGTACGGCTACGAGAAGCCCGAGGAGCGCTGGCTCCCCATCCACACGGTAGAAACCATCATGATCAGCGTTATCTCCATGCTGGCAGACCCAAACAGTGACTCGCCTGCAAACGTGGACGCTGCA aaagagtggagggaggacagagatggagaaTTCAAAAGGAAAGTTGCTCGCTGTGTACGGAAAAGCCAAGACGACTGA
- the LOC130537716 gene encoding ubiquitin-conjugating enzyme E2 G1-like translates to MTEPRSALLLRRQLTELNKSPVDGFSAGLIRDNDLYRWEVMIIGPPDTLYEGGVFKAHLTFPKDYPLRPPKMKFITDIWHPNVDKNGDVCISILHEPREDKYGYEKPEERWLPIHTVETIMISVISMLADPNSDSPANVDAQLKAVSYVLNE, encoded by the exons ATGACAGAGCCGCGGTCAGCGCTGTTACTCAGGAGACAGCTCACAG AACTGAACAAAAGCCCAGTGGATGGATTTTCAGCAGGCTTGATCAGGGATAACGATCTCTACAGATGGGAAGTGATGATCATCGGGCCTCCAGACACACTGTA CGAAGGTGGCGTGTTCAAAGCTCATCTGACGTTTCCCAAAGACTACCCCCTCAGGCCACCCAAAATGAAATTTATCACAGATATATGGCACCCTAATG TTGACAAGAACGGAGATGTTTGTATTTCTATTCTGCACGAGCCCAGGGAGGACAAGTACGGCTACGAGAAGCCCGAGGAGCGCTGGCTCCCCATCCACACGGTAGAAACCATCATGATCAGCGTTATCTCCATGCTGGCAGACCCAAACAGTGACTCGCCTGCAAACGTGGACGCACAGCTCAAAGCTGTGTCCTACGTTCTAAATGAGTAA
- the LOC130537980 gene encoding protein spinster homolog 3-like translates to MSDEPASLAQMSRESPHYGSLQNSRAALTPEAGQQWAASPRSAYVAVAVLCYVNLVNYIERYTIAGVLPNIQAYFALSDGTAALLQTVFICSFLLFAPLFGYLGDRHNRKYIMIAGLIMWTSTSFCCSFVESYFWALMLLRALVGIGEASYSTIAPTLIADLFTGARRSLMICAYYILIPVGSGLGFIIGAGVASQTGDWHWAFRINPIFGLVGIALLFFFCPNPPRGAAETQGEGVQQQSSYLEDVKYLLKIKSYVWSTLGITASTFNLGGLAFWMPTFLSRARDFQGLHCQDGSCLSTDSYGFGVVTIVTGVLGGSIGTLLSRSFRDRLPHVDPLICAVGLLTSVPCLIASIFTASTSIATAYVFAFLGEALVAMNWAVMADILLYIVIPNRRSTAEALQVMFLHLLGDCGSPYIVGAISDAIYRSNPETSAWSFHSLQYSITICPAVGFIGGLFYLVAVFYINDDRKAVLQFLEAVHPSPPMDPTVEPSVDQSIQKT, encoded by the exons ATGTCAGATGAGCCAGCGTCTCTGGCTCAGATGAGCCGCGAGAGTCCCCATTATGGCTCCTTGCAGAACAGCCGCGCAGCACTGACGCCCGAGGCCGGGCAGCAATGGGCTGCATCCCCGCGCAGCGCATACGTGGCCGTGGCTGTGCTCTGCTACGTCAACTTGGTCAACTATATTGAAAGATACACAATAGCAG GCGTCCTCCCCAACATTCAAGCATACTTTGCTCTCAGTGATGGCAcggctgctctgctccagacAG TCTTCATTTGCAGTTTCTTACTCTTCGCTCCTCTCTTTGGTTACCTCGGCGACCGCCACAACAGGAAGTACATCATGATTGCGGGTTTGATTATGTGGACCTcaacatccttctgctgctctttcgTCGAGTCG TATTTCTGGGCCCTGATGCTGCTGCGGGCCTTGGTGGGGATAGGAGAAGCCAGTTACTCCACCATCGCTCCCACCCTCATCGCAGACCTCTTTACTGGGGCCAGGAGGAGCCTCATGATCTGTGCCTACTACATCCTGATCCCCGTGGGAAG tggtCTCGGGTTCATAATCGGAGCAGGAGTTGCCTCTCAAACAGGAGACTGGCACTGGGCTTTCAGG ATTAATCCCATCTTTGGTCTGGTGGGCATCGCcttgttgttcttcttctgccCCAACCCCCCACGAGGCGCTGCTGAAACCCAGGGAGAGggagtccagcagcagagctcttACCTGGAGGACGTCAAGTACCTCCTGAAAAT AAAAAGTTACGTGTGGTCCACACTGGGGATCACGGCTTCGACCTTCAACCTGGGGGGCCTGGCGTTCTGGATGCCCACCTTCCTGAGCAGAGCTCGGGACTTTCAGGGGCTGCACTGCCAGGACGGGTCCTGCCTGTCCACAGACAG TTACGGGTTCGGAGTGGTGACCATAGTGACGGGGGTTCTGGGCGGCTCTATTGGGACTCTTTTATCACGCTCATTTAGGGACAGGCTGCCGCACGTGGATCCTCTCATCTGTGCCGTAGGCCTGCTGACATCTGTCCCCTGCCTCATCGCCTCCATATTTACAGCATCGACAAGCATCGCCACAGCTTAT GTCTTTGCTTTTTTAGGGGAAGCACTGGTTGCAATGAACTGGGCCGTCATGGCCGACATCCTGCTG TACATTGTGATACCGAACAGGCGGTCCACAGCTGAAGCCCTCCAGgtcatgttcctccacctcctgggcGACTGCGGGAGTCCCTACATCGTCGGAGCG ATCTCTGACGCCATTTATCGCTCGAACCCGGAGACGTCGGCCTGGAGCTTCCACAGTCTGCAGTACAGCATCACcatctgtccagctgttggcttcatcggcggACTGTTTTACCTCGTCGCCGTCTTCTACATTAACGACGACCGCAAGGCCGTGCTGCAGTTCCTTGAAG CTGTGCATCCTTCACCACCGATGGATCCTACAGTGGAGCCTTCAGTGGACCAGAGCATCCAGAAGACATAA